Proteins encoded in a region of the Chloroflexota bacterium genome:
- a CDS encoding DUF4405 domain-containing protein has product MTSKRKQSRFYTRGFAVFVLVFIALVLTVSGIVLYIAPPGRYTNWTDWRVFSITKSGWEAIHINFSLLFIILVSLHIYFNWRVLRGYLRRGLAWTVRYRKELAAATALTAAVFAGSVLSWPVFADIADFGETLKAQIEAQQITAIANWQAAVGLLVAFLAGWGLLAVRSMPVKEPVPTQQQSKGG; this is encoded by the coding sequence ATGACCAGCAAACGCAAACAATCCCGCTTTTACACCCGCGGTTTCGCGGTATTTGTCCTGGTTTTCATTGCCCTGGTACTCACCGTTTCCGGCATCGTGCTCTACATCGCGCCGCCAGGGCGCTACACCAACTGGACTGACTGGCGCGTGTTCTCGATTACCAAGAGCGGCTGGGAAGCCATTCACATCAACTTCTCGTTGCTCTTCATCATCCTGGTTTCCCTGCACATTTACTTCAACTGGCGCGTGCTGCGCGGCTACCTGCGCCGCGGCCTGGCCTGGACGGTGCGCTACCGCAAAGAACTCGCTGCAGCCACCGCGCTGACCGCAGCCGTTTTCGCTGGCTCGGTGCTTTCCTGGCCGGTGTTTGCCGACATCGCGGACTTCGGCGAAACCCTCAAGGCTCAAATCGAAGCCCAGCAGATCACCGCCATTGCCAACTGGCAGGCCGCTGTGGGGCTGCTGGTAGCCTTCCTGGCCGGATGGGGCCTGTTGGCCGTGCGCAGCATGCCAGTCAAGGAGCCTGTACCCACGCAGCAGCAGTCGAAAGGAGGCTGA
- a CDS encoding DUF2202 domain-containing protein: MRKLLPIVSVLALVATLALAGCSAATTAAAAAPAAEANTVLGQGGPQGAGQGRGQGQGGPQGAGQGLLEVTTPPDATAADLSDEEIADLLHMREEEKLARDVYLTLYDKWGAQVFSNIARSEQMHMDRIGTLLNAYGIDDPVAQTGDQRGVFTDPNLQDLYNQLVEKGSSSLVDALTVGATIEDLDIKDLDEAIARTTHDDIKSAYESLRLGSEHHMQAFVSNLQANGADYTPQYISADEYQSILASTPGQGQGAGGQGRRGGPNH; encoded by the coding sequence ATGCGAAAACTCTTACCCATCGTGAGTGTACTGGCCCTCGTGGCAACGCTTGCTCTGGCTGGCTGCAGCGCCGCGACGACAGCCGCAGCCGCTGCCCCCGCCGCTGAAGCCAACACCGTCCTGGGCCAGGGCGGCCCGCAAGGTGCAGGTCAAGGGCGTGGGCAAGGCCAGGGTGGCCCACAAGGCGCAGGCCAAGGCTTGCTGGAAGTCACCACCCCGCCCGACGCCACCGCAGCCGACTTGAGCGATGAAGAAATCGCCGACCTGCTTCACATGCGCGAAGAGGAAAAACTGGCTCGTGACGTTTACCTCACCCTCTACGACAAATGGGGCGCACAGGTGTTCAGCAACATCGCTCGCTCTGAGCAGATGCACATGGACCGCATCGGCACCCTGCTGAACGCTTACGGCATCGACGACCCCGTTGCTCAAACCGGCGACCAGCGCGGCGTGTTCACCGACCCTAACCTGCAAGACCTCTACAATCAACTGGTCGAGAAAGGCTCCTCCTCCCTGGTCGATGCCCTCACCGTGGGCGCCACCATCGAAGACCTGGACATCAAAGACCTTGACGAAGCCATCGCTCGCACCACACACGACGACATCAAGAGCGCCTACGAGAGTCTGCGCCTGGGCTCCGAACACCACATGCAGGCTTTCGTCAGCAACCTGCAGGCCAACGGTGCTGACTACACCCCGCAGTACATCTCCGCAGACGAATACCAGAGCATTCTGGCAAGCACTCCCGGCCAAGGCCAGGGCGCAGGCGGGCAAGGCCGACGTGGTGGCCCCAACCACTAA
- a CDS encoding S9 family peptidase, with protein MPLHTITPEDLYRFRLIQDLRISPDGEHVVFTVQRVDRKTEKKYTNLWLVSTRHGRSRQFTSGDQNDTMPRWSPDGKTIAFVSNRDDEKQPQIYLIPTDGGEARKLTDLKGRIFSLAWSPDGKRLLIGFREPDPEVLEREKDPRKKDLGPVFFHLARLHYKADGMGLLPKRTQHLWLVDVRTGKATQLTPDHEIYEEYGAVWSPDGRWIYYLSNRQPDPDLAPEAIDIFRIPAEGGEPERIPTPVGPKGNLAVSPDGKWLAYLGSEGLFEWWRATSLWVMPANGRGEARNLTAAHGLHAAADVINDLIAAITTTPPQWTPDSAALYFHNATHGKVQLCRISRDGERLETLIDENGAVGALSLSKDGRTLAYFYGDLTDPGQIYRLDTATGRRRQLTRVNAWLRRTNLGETEEVWFTNPEDGYRLQGWILKPPDFDPAKKYPLILEIHGGPMTQYGFLMMHEFYAFAAKGYVVGFCNPRGGTGYGEAHTRAIWGNWGDRDYSDIMAWADYLAALPYVDKERMFVTGGSYGGYMTLWVVGHTGRFKAAAAQRSVSNHISMWGASDMNYLTQHLIGVGKPPWEALDDYWRMSPLPYLHKATTPTLIIHSEQDLRCPIDQGEQAYAALKYSGVETEFVRFPGEPHGLSRTGRTDKRIARLEHIVGWFEKHL; from the coding sequence ATGCCCCTCCACACCATCACTCCCGAAGACCTGTACCGCTTCCGCCTGATTCAGGACTTGCGCATTTCCCCCGATGGCGAGCACGTCGTGTTCACCGTGCAGCGGGTTGACCGCAAGACCGAGAAGAAATACACCAACCTGTGGCTGGTTTCCACCCGCCACGGGCGCAGCCGCCAATTCACCAGTGGGGACCAGAACGACACCATGCCCCGCTGGTCGCCCGATGGCAAGACCATCGCCTTCGTTTCCAACCGCGATGACGAAAAACAGCCGCAAATCTACCTCATCCCCACCGACGGCGGCGAAGCCCGCAAACTCACCGACCTCAAGGGGCGCATTTTCAGCCTCGCATGGTCGCCCGACGGCAAGCGCCTGCTGATTGGCTTCCGGGAACCCGACCCCGAAGTGCTGGAACGCGAAAAAGACCCCCGCAAGAAGGATCTGGGGCCGGTGTTCTTCCACCTGGCGCGGCTGCACTACAAGGCCGACGGCATGGGCTTGTTGCCCAAGCGCACCCAGCACCTCTGGCTGGTGGATGTCCGCACCGGCAAGGCTACCCAACTCACGCCCGACCACGAAATTTACGAGGAATACGGCGCGGTGTGGTCGCCCGACGGCAGGTGGATTTATTACCTCAGCAACCGCCAGCCCGACCCCGACCTTGCGCCCGAAGCCATCGACATCTTCCGCATTCCTGCGGAAGGGGGCGAGCCGGAGCGCATTCCCACGCCCGTGGGGCCCAAGGGCAACCTGGCGGTTTCCCCCGACGGCAAGTGGCTGGCTTACCTCGGCAGCGAGGGGCTGTTCGAGTGGTGGCGGGCGACTTCCCTGTGGGTGATGCCCGCCAACGGCCGCGGGGAAGCCCGTAACCTGACCGCCGCCCACGGCCTGCACGCCGCCGCCGACGTCATCAACGACCTCATCGCAGCCATCACCACCACCCCGCCCCAGTGGACGCCGGATTCCGCAGCCCTGTATTTCCACAACGCGACCCACGGCAAGGTGCAACTTTGCCGCATCAGCCGCGACGGCGAGCGCCTGGAAACCCTGATTGACGAAAACGGCGCGGTGGGCGCGCTCTCGCTTTCCAAAGACGGGCGCACCCTGGCCTATTTCTACGGCGACCTCACCGACCCGGGGCAAATTTACCGTTTGGATACCGCCACCGGACGCCGCCGCCAACTCACCCGCGTCAACGCCTGGCTGCGCCGCACCAATTTGGGCGAAACCGAGGAAGTCTGGTTCACCAACCCCGAAGACGGCTACCGCCTGCAGGGCTGGATTCTCAAGCCGCCCGATTTCGACCCTGCCAAGAAATATCCGCTGATTCTGGAAATCCACGGCGGCCCGATGACCCAGTACGGCTTCCTGATGATGCACGAGTTTTACGCCTTTGCCGCGAAGGGCTACGTGGTGGGCTTCTGCAACCCCCGCGGCGGCACCGGCTACGGCGAAGCGCACACCAGGGCCATCTGGGGCAACTGGGGCGACCGCGATTACAGCGACATCATGGCCTGGGCGGACTACCTCGCCGCGCTGCCCTACGTGGACAAAGAGCGTATGTTTGTCACCGGCGGCAGTTACGGCGGCTACATGACCCTTTGGGTGGTGGGGCACACGGGCCGGTTCAAGGCCGCCGCCGCGCAGCGGTCGGTTTCCAACCACATCAGCATGTGGGGCGCCAGCGACATGAACTACCTCACCCAGCACCTCATCGGCGTGGGCAAGCCCCCGTGGGAGGCGTTAGACGACTACTGGCGCATGTCGCCTTTGCCTTACCTGCACAAAGCCACCACGCCCACCCTCATCATCCACAGCGAGCAGGATCTGCGCTGCCCCATTGACCAGGGCGAGCAGGCCTACGCGGCGCTGAAATACAGTGGTGTGGAAACCGAATTTGTGCGCTTCCCCGGCGAACCGCATGGCCTTTCGCGCACTGGCCGCACCGACAAGCGCATTGCGCGGCTGGAGCATATCGTAGGATGGTTCGAGAAGCATCTCTAA
- a CDS encoding DUF2202 domain-containing protein — protein sequence MYGQEGHDDEHGGPPEGMNPAENIPTPSDTNLTDAEKADLLHMREEEKLARDVYLTLYDKWGAQVFGNIARSEQMHMDAVGTLLQTYGLEDPVAQTGDKRGVFSDPKLQDLYNQLVEKGSTSLVDALTVGATIEDLDIKDLDEAIARTTHADIQTVYDRLRTGSYHHMKAFVSNLQANGADYSPQFISVEEYQHILESTPGGPGGMGHGGGETGHGAGGPHGNCDATATPAP from the coding sequence ATGTATGGCCAGGAAGGCCACGATGACGAGCACGGCGGCCCGCCGGAGGGCATGAACCCTGCCGAAAACATTCCCACCCCCAGCGACACCAACCTCACCGACGCCGAAAAGGCCGACCTGCTTCACATGCGTGAGGAAGAAAAACTGGCCCGCGACGTTTACCTCACCCTCTATGACAAATGGGGAGCACAGGTGTTCGGCAACATCGCCCGCTCTGAACAAATGCACATGGACGCCGTCGGCACCTTGCTCCAGACCTACGGCCTGGAAGACCCCGTAGCCCAAACCGGCGACAAGCGCGGCGTGTTCAGCGACCCCAAACTGCAAGACCTCTACAACCAACTGGTAGAGAAAGGCTCTACTTCCCTCGTTGACGCCCTCACCGTGGGTGCCACCATCGAAGACCTGGACATCAAAGACCTTGACGAAGCCATCGCCCGCACCACGCACGCCGACATTCAGACCGTGTACGACCGCTTGCGCACCGGCTCCTACCACCATATGAAAGCCTTCGTGAGCAACCTGCAGGCCAACGGCGCCGACTACTCGCCGCAGTTCATCTCCGTTGAAGAGTACCAGCACATCCTGGAAAGCACGCCGGGCGGCCCCGGAGGCATGGGGCACGGCGGCGGCGAGACAGGTCACGGCGCTGGCGGCCCGCACGGCAATTGCGATGCCACCGCCACCCCTGCTCCGTAG